The Xanthomonas indica sequence CGTGGTGGTCTACATCGTGCTGGGCATGCTCTACGAGAGCCTGGTGCACCCGGTGACCATCCTCTCCACGCTACCGGCGGCCGGCATGGGCGCGCTGCTGGCGCTGTGGGTCACCGGCACCGAACTGTCAGTGATCTCGATGATCGCCCTGGTGCTGCTGATCGGCATCGTCAAGAAGAACGCGATCATGATGATCGACTTCGCCCTGGTCGCCGAGCGCGAGCACGGCAAGACCCCGCTGGAAGCCGCGCGCGAGGCCTGCATCGTGCGCTTCCGCCCGATCATGATGACCACGATGGTGGCGATCCTGGCCGCGGTGCCGCTGGCCGTGGGCCTGGGCGAAGGCTCGGAACTGCGCCGCCCGCTCGGCATCGCGATGATCGGCGGCCTGCTGATCTCGCAGAGCCTGACCCTGCTCAGCACCCCGGCGCTGTACGTGATCTTCTCCTGCCTGCGCGAACGCTGGTACGCCCGCCGCGCGCGGCGGCGCGAGCGGCGCCAGCTGCGGGTGGCCTGAAGGCCGGGAATCGGGAATAGAGAATGGGGAATCGGAAACGAGAGGAGCAAAGAGCGGTCATGCGCCGGTGAGGTGACAGCGGCAGAAACTGCATCAGTCACTCAACCCTCAAGCTGTTCCCATTCCCCATTCTCGATTCACCATTCCCAGCTGTTCAACCACAGCCCTCCACGTAATCCACTTGCGGCGGCAGGCCCACGCGCCAGGCGATGGCCTTGCCGGCGGCGTCGGTCTCGAATACCAGCACGCCGGGCTGGCCGGACTCGCCGCGCACGCGCAGCACCTTCGCGCCTTCGACGTACTTGTGCGGCTGTTCCTCCAGGCGGCCGGCATACAGCGCGCGCAGGTGCGCCAGGTCCATGCCGACCTTGCCGCCGCCCGGCGCGGTTTCCTTGGCGGTGCGCACGTCATAGCGCACCAGCGTGTCGTCTTCGACCATCAGACCGAACTGGTGGTTGTCCTTGGCCCAGCGCGGACGCAGCACGTAGCAGCTGCTGCCGGCGCTGGGCTGGCCGTCGAGTTCGCCGCCCCAGGCCGCACGTGCCTGCGCCGTGCTCATGCCCAGGCGCAGGTCGCCGTAGCCGTCGATGCGCGCCAGTTGCCGGTCCCCCGCCGCCAGCTCCGGCGGCAGCGCCGAGGCCGGGGCCCGTGCCGGCGGCACGTCGCCGTCGGGCTGGTCGATCTCCGGCGGCGGCAAGGCGCCGTCGTCGGCCGCGGCAGCGGCAGGTGCCGATGGCGCAGGAGGCGCGGCCGGCGGCGATGGCGGCGGCCGGTCGCAGGCGGCGAGCGCGAGCAGCAACACCGCCACGCCTGGTTGAATCGGCTTCATCGCAGTTCCTCGCTGGACCAGCGCATAGGCTAGCGTGCATGCCCTCGCACTGCACGGCGGCGGCAACACGCCGCCGAGCACGCGCGGCTGCGCACCGCGTCCCGGACCAGGCGCTCGACCGCGCCGACGGCAAGGCGACTGTCGGCACCGACACGCCAGCGCATCGCACCTGTCATCGGCATTTCACCGCGCTGCGCCACGCTGCGTGCCTACCGACCCCGCCGCCATGCATCCGCGCAAGACCGCCCTCGCCCTTGCGGCACTGCAATCGCATGATGCGC is a genomic window containing:
- a CDS encoding lectin; the protein is MKPIQPGVAVLLLALAACDRPPPSPPAAPPAPSAPAAAAADDGALPPPEIDQPDGDVPPARAPASALPPELAAGDRQLARIDGYGDLRLGMSTAQARAAWGGELDGQPSAGSSCYVLRPRWAKDNHQFGLMVEDDTLVRYDVRTAKETAPGGGKVGMDLAHLRALYAGRLEEQPHKYVEGAKVLRVRGESGQPGVLVFETDAAGKAIAWRVGLPPQVDYVEGCG